In Heptranchias perlo isolate sHepPer1 chromosome 21, sHepPer1.hap1, whole genome shotgun sequence, the following proteins share a genomic window:
- the LOC137340373 gene encoding solute carrier family 2, facilitated glucose transporter member 5-like, whose product PLILKVLTPLPGRIAQHLTWPLLAVAALTSFGSSMPYGYNLAVVNSPAEYIKDFYNVTMLERYNRSVSAHHLVLLYSTTVSVFAVGGMFGSLLVGLLVAQFGRKGTLVYSTLLMFIAGLLMGFSKVLHSPEMVISGRFLTGIHSGISLSVVPMYLGEIAPKNLRGFLSLIPSIFICLGVFAAQVLGLRELMGKEEEWPLFLSLIVVPALVELLFLPWFPESPRYLLIQKEDIAASVQALTWYRNKYISNVQAEIEEMQEEQRSLASLETISVCQLIADHSVRWQLISIIVINMGMQLSGIDAIWFYTNTIFENSGIAKPYIQYTTVGTGAIEVLAGLIGSLTIERVGRRPLLIGGFSFMGFSCAGITLSLVFQVPWMHYASVACVVGIIAGFCVGPAGVPFLMTAELFTQSHRPAAYIIGGSLNWLSNFTVGFVFPFLQMSAGAFCYLVFCGICWIVAVFAYIVIPETKNKTFMEISQMFSSKNAASCRVSLDEVQLKRFKGYGTLENNSTGLESSRSFQES is encoded by the exons TATATTAAAGATTTCTACAACGTCACCATGCTGGAACGATACAACCGGTCGGTGTCGGCCCATCACTTGGTGCTGCTCTATTCCACCACAGTCTCGGTGTTTGCCGTGGGCGGGATGTTTGGCTCGTTGCTTGTCGGGCTGCTTGTGGCACAGTTCGGTCG GAAGGGGACCCTGGTGTACAGCACACTCCTGATGTTCATTGCTGGGCTCCTGATGGGATTCAGCAAAGTGCTGCACTCCCCTGAAATGGTGATCTCCGGACGCTTCCTGACTGGGATTCACTCAG GTATTTCACTCAGTGTCGTCCCAATGTACTTGGGGGAAATTGCCCCGAAGAATCTGCGAGGCTTCCTCAGCCTAATCCCCAGTATCTTCATCTGTCTGGGAGTGTTTGCAGCCCAGGTGCTGGGTCTCCGTGAGCTGATGGGGAAG gaggaggagtggccTCTCTTCCTGTCTCTGATTGTGGTTCCAGCCCTGGTCGAGCTGCTGTTTCTGCCCTGGTTTCCAGAGAGCCCTCGTTACCTGCTGATTCAGAAAGAGGACATCGCAGCCTCAGTGCAAG CCCTGACGTGGTATCGGAATAAGTACATCAGCAACGTGCAGGCGGAGATCGAGGAGATGCAGGAGGAGCAGCGGTCCTTGGCCTCCTTGGAAACCATCTCGGTGTGTCAGCTGATCGCCGATCACTCGGTCCGGTGGCAGCTCATCTCCATCATCGTGATCAACATGGGGATGCAACTGTCCGGGATCGACGCG ATCTGGTTCTATACAAACACTATATTTGAAAACTCTGGGATCGCTAAACCGTACATTCAGTATACGACAGTGGGCACTGGTGCCATCGAGGTTCTCGCAGGTCTGATTGGG AGCTTGACTATCGAAAGAGTGGGAAGACGCCCGCTTCTGATTGGTGGATTCAGCTTCATGGGTTTTTCCTGTGCTGGGATAACGCTCTCATTGGTCTTCCAG GTTCCGTGGATGCATTATGCCAGTGTTGCTTGTGTTGTGGGGATTATTGCTGGATTCTGCGTCGGACCAG CGGGGGTCCCGTTTCTGATGACTGCCGAGCTCTTTACCCAGTCTCACCGTCCCGCTGCTTACATCATCGGAGGGTCCCTCAACTGGCTGTCGAACTTCACAGTGGGTTTCGTCTTCCCATTCCTGCAG ATGTCTGCTGGAGCTTTCTGCTACCTGGTGTTTTGTGGGATATGCTGGATTGTCGCCGTCTTTGCTTATATCGTCATCCCGGAGACCAAAAATAAAACCTTTATGGAGATCAGCCAGATGTTCTCCTCCAAAAACGCAGCCAGTTGCCGCGTGTCACTGGACGAGGTTCAGCTAAAGAGGTTTAAGGGATACGGGACTTTAGAAAACAATTCTACAGGTCTTGAAAGTTCCAGATCGTTCCAGGAATCTTAA